A single region of the Pseudomonas sp. GGS8 genome encodes:
- the preA gene encoding NAD-dependent dihydropyrimidine dehydrogenase subunit PreA yields MADLSIVFAGIKAPNPFWLASAPPTDKAYNVVRAFEAGWGGVVWKTLGEDPAAVNVSSRYSAHFGANREVMGFNNIELITDRSLEINLREITQVKKDWPDRALIVSLMVPCVEESWKNILPLVEATGADGIELNFGCPHGMPERGMGAAVGQVPEYVEQVTRWCKTYCSLPVIVKLTPNITDIRLAARAAHRGGADAVSLINTINSITSVNLERMVANPAVGSQSTHGGYCGSAVKPIALNMVAEIARDPQTQGLPISGIGGIGSWRDAAEFIALGSGSVQVCTAAMLHGFRIVEEMKDGLSRWMDSQGYASVSDFTGRAVGNTTDWKYLDINYQVIAKIDQAACIGCGRCHIACEDTSHQAIASLKQADGTHKYEVIDDECVGCNLCQITCPVQDCIEMVAVDTGKPFLDWNHDPRNPYHVTV; encoded by the coding sequence ATGGCCGATCTCTCGATTGTCTTCGCCGGCATCAAGGCCCCCAATCCGTTCTGGCTCGCTTCCGCGCCGCCGACCGACAAAGCCTACAACGTGGTCCGTGCGTTCGAGGCTGGATGGGGTGGCGTGGTCTGGAAAACCCTGGGGGAAGACCCGGCGGCGGTCAACGTGTCGTCACGCTACTCGGCGCACTTCGGGGCTAACCGTGAAGTGATGGGCTTCAACAACATCGAGCTGATCACCGACCGCTCGCTGGAGATCAACCTGCGGGAAATTACCCAGGTCAAAAAGGACTGGCCGGACCGTGCGCTGATCGTGTCGCTGATGGTGCCCTGCGTTGAAGAGTCGTGGAAAAACATCCTGCCGCTGGTGGAAGCCACCGGGGCCGATGGCATCGAGCTGAATTTCGGCTGCCCCCACGGCATGCCAGAACGGGGCATGGGCGCGGCGGTGGGCCAGGTGCCGGAGTACGTCGAACAGGTCACTCGCTGGTGCAAGACTTATTGCTCGTTGCCGGTGATCGTCAAGCTCACGCCGAACATCACCGACATCCGCCTCGCCGCCCGTGCCGCACACCGTGGCGGCGCCGATGCGGTGTCGTTGATCAACACCATCAACTCGATCACCAGTGTCAATCTGGAGCGCATGGTCGCCAATCCCGCCGTCGGCAGCCAAAGCACCCACGGCGGTTATTGCGGCTCGGCGGTGAAGCCGATTGCGCTGAACATGGTCGCCGAAATCGCCCGCGACCCGCAGACCCAGGGCTTGCCCATCAGCGGCATTGGCGGCATCGGCAGCTGGCGCGATGCGGCGGAATTCATTGCTCTGGGCAGCGGCTCGGTGCAGGTGTGCACGGCGGCGATGCTGCATGGCTTCCGGATTGTCGAGGAGATGAAAGACGGCTTGTCACGCTGGATGGACAGTCAGGGCTACGCCAGCGTGTCGGATTTTACTGGGCGGGCGGTGGGCAATACCACGGACTGGAAGTACCTGGACATCAACTATCAGGTGATTGCGAAAATCGATCAGGCGGCGTGCATCGGTTGCGGTCGCTGCCACATCGCTTGCGAAGACACCTCACACCAGGCGATTGCCAGCCTCAAACAGGCGGACGGTACGCATAAATATGAAGTGATCGATGACGAGTGCGTGGGCTGCAACCTGTGCCAGATCACCTGCCCGGTGCAGGATTGCATCGAGATGGTGGCGGTGGATACCGGCAAGCCGTTTCTGGATTGGAACCATGATCCGAGGAATCCGTATCACGTTACCGTTTGA
- a CDS encoding TetR/AcrR family transcriptional regulator has product MGNHKIEIRRSNVEKILLAAEKVFAEKGFGSTAMADIAAEVQLPRSNLHYYFSTKSELYSAVLLGLLEVWKQDALCFEMFDDPRVVLSSYIRAKMNHSRSRPYGSKVWANEIIHGAPTLGEKLDASLYDWAKMKEAKIRQWVEDKRILPVEPSSLLYMIWASTQHYADFDHQVNILNDHQPLSDMQFERAVQTVTSVILRGIGLEP; this is encoded by the coding sequence ATGGGCAATCACAAGATCGAGATTCGTCGCAGTAACGTCGAAAAAATCCTGCTGGCGGCCGAAAAGGTCTTCGCCGAAAAAGGCTTCGGCAGCACCGCCATGGCTGACATCGCCGCCGAGGTGCAACTGCCGCGCTCCAACCTGCATTACTACTTCAGCACCAAGAGCGAGCTGTACAGCGCGGTGCTCCTGGGGTTGCTGGAGGTCTGGAAGCAGGACGCCCTGTGCTTCGAAATGTTTGACGACCCGCGCGTGGTGCTCAGCAGCTACATCCGCGCCAAGATGAACCATTCCCGCAGCCGCCCGTACGGTTCGAAAGTCTGGGCCAACGAAATCATCCACGGCGCGCCGACCCTGGGTGAGAAGCTGGACGCGAGCCTGTACGACTGGGCCAAGATGAAAGAAGCGAAAATTCGTCAGTGGGTGGAAGACAAACGCATCCTGCCGGTGGAGCCTTCCAGCCTGCTGTACATGATCTGGGCCTCGACCCAGCACTACGCCGACTTCGATCATCAGGTGAATATCCTGAATGATCATCAGCCGTTGTCGGACATGCAGTTCGAGCGGGCGGTGCAAACGGTGACCAGTGTGATCTTGCGCGGGATCGGGTTGGAGCCTTGA
- the copC gene encoding copper homeostasis periplasmic binding protein CopC: protein MLLKNALTTAALLGSLLTASSVFAHAHLKSQTPAADSTVQAPAQLRLVFSEGVEASFTKVTISKDGADVPVKSLATEGSDKKTLVVTPAAPLAAGDYKVEWHAVSVDTHKSEGAYRFKVGQ from the coding sequence ATGCTGCTCAAGAACGCCCTGACCACCGCCGCCCTGCTCGGCTCGCTGCTCACCGCCTCGTCGGTGTTTGCCCACGCCCACCTGAAAAGCCAGACCCCGGCGGCCGACAGTACCGTGCAAGCGCCTGCGCAACTGCGCCTGGTGTTTTCCGAAGGGGTTGAAGCATCGTTCACCAAAGTGACGATCAGCAAGGACGGTGCCGACGTGCCGGTGAAAAGCCTGGCCACCGAAGGCAGCGACAAGAAAACCCTGGTCGTCACCCCGGCAGCGCCGTTGGCCGCTGGCGATTACAAGGTCGAATGGCACGCCGTGTCGGTCGACACCCATAAAAGTGAAGGCGCCTATCGCTTCAAGGTGGGTCAGTAA
- the copD gene encoding copper homeostasis membrane protein CopD: protein MTEALVLCRFLHFTVVLMLFGAWVFRPLLLGRETKRLDPALARVTRWLSAVALLSGVGWLLLITASMAGSPEAAFDPAMLSLVLSNTFFGQVWRWHLLLNLLLVALLLTPWRSSMPLRVGLASLLLATLAPVGHGAMLDGLQGRLLILNQIIHLTCVGAWLGGLMLLVMILRQPDDHPLSAILQRFSGIGYVLVAGLVMTGLINVRVLTGVFWPTPLLSGFALILLIKVVLVIAMLGVALFNRLRVKDCQQRPGLLRTSVVLEWLLGIGAVAAVSLLGTLPPMIAP, encoded by the coding sequence ATGACCGAGGCGCTGGTGCTGTGCCGCTTCCTGCATTTCACCGTGGTGCTGATGCTGTTCGGGGCCTGGGTGTTCAGGCCTTTGCTGTTGGGTCGTGAAACGAAGCGGCTGGATCCGGCCCTGGCACGCGTGACCCGCTGGCTCAGCGCCGTGGCGTTGCTCAGTGGCGTCGGCTGGTTGCTGCTGATTACCGCCAGCATGGCCGGCTCGCCGGAGGCGGCATTCGACCCGGCGATGCTGAGCCTGGTGCTGAGCAATACCTTTTTCGGCCAGGTCTGGCGCTGGCATCTGCTGCTCAATCTGTTGCTCGTGGCATTGCTGCTGACGCCCTGGCGCTCCAGCATGCCCCTGCGCGTCGGTCTTGCCAGCCTGCTGCTGGCGACCCTGGCTCCGGTCGGTCATGGCGCCATGCTCGATGGTCTGCAAGGCCGGCTGCTGATCCTCAATCAGATCATTCATCTGACCTGCGTCGGTGCCTGGCTCGGTGGGTTGATGTTGCTGGTGATGATCCTGCGCCAACCGGACGATCATCCCTTGAGTGCGATACTGCAACGGTTCAGCGGGATCGGTTACGTGTTGGTGGCGGGACTGGTGATGACCGGCCTGATCAACGTGCGGGTTTTGACTGGCGTGTTCTGGCCGACGCCGTTGCTGTCCGGGTTTGCGTTGATTCTGTTGATCAAGGTTGTGCTGGTGATCGCGATGCTGGGGGTGGCGCTGTTCAATCGGCTGCGGGTCAAGGATTGCCAACAGCGCCCGGGCCTGTTGCGTACCAGCGTCGTGCTGGAGTGGTTACTGGGAATAGGCGCGGTGGCGGCGGTTTCGCTGCTCGGCACCCTGCCCCCAATGATCGCCCCCTGA